The following are encoded in a window of Fusarium oxysporum f. sp. lycopersici 4287 chromosome 5, whole genome shotgun sequence genomic DNA:
- a CDS encoding hypothetical protein (At least one base has a quality score < 10) has protein sequence MTLPAQISILQADGTGILATKKVPMPKLRDGYLLIRTTAVGLNPIDWKQLQQGTELGSKFGYDYAGIVEEIGPGVSKPFKKGDRIAGLANGGNGMEPEDGSYGEYSVVKAGLAFRIPDNISDVEAAGLSVGIVTAAQGLYQSLKLPLPTHPASEPEYVLIYGGSTPTGILAIQLAKLSGLSVVTTSSAGNMDYVRSFGADAVFEYANVDKCVSDIRDFTAGRLRHALDCVSTPETARLCARALASETETYYSALLRLPPEVVTSVNPKIQSGYTAAYTAFGEDITKWGRLIPAKPEDYEFAVMLFELVRLLLHEGKLKPVRPLVNQGGKGLAGVLKGLEDLKAGRVRAAKLIYTL, from the exons ATGACTCTGCCGGCACAAATCAGCATCCTGCAAGCCGACGGTACGGGTATACTGGCTACTAAGAAAGTACCAATGCCAAAGCTGCGCGACGGGTACCTACTCATCAGAACAACTGCCGTCGGACTGAACCCGATCGACTGGAAGCAGTTACAGCAGGGTACAGAACTAGGCTCAAAGTTTGGCTATGACTACGCCGgcattgttgaagagatcGGACCTGGAGTGTCTAAGCCGTTCAAGAAGGGCGATCGGATTGCCGGCCTCGCCAATGGCGG AAACGGCATGGAGCCTGAAGACGGCTCGTATGGAGAGTATAGCGTCGTCAAGGCAGGACTTGCTTTCAGAATCCCGGACAATATCAGCGATGTGGAGGCGGCTGGTCTCAGTGTCGGCATTGTGACGGCT GCCCAAGGTCTCTACCAGTCCCTGAAGCTGCCGCTGCCAACCCACCCTGCGAGCGAACCCGAATATGTCCTCATATATGGTGGAAGCACCCCTACGGGTATCCTTGCGATACAGCTCGCCAAACTCTCGGGTCTCTCAGTCGTGACGACATCCTCTGCCGGAAATATGGACTACGTCAGGTCTTTCGGCGCCGATGCTGTATTTGAGTACGCAAATGTGGACAAGTGCGTTTCTGATATTCGCGATTTCACAGCAGGTCGCCTGCGCCACGCGTTGGACTGTGTCTCGACTCCTGAAACGGCGCGACTCTGCGCGCGAGCCCTCGCTTCAGAGACGGAGACCTACTATAGCGCACTACTACGGCTTCCTCCCGAGGTCGTTACATCCGTCAACCCGAAAATCCAGTCTGGGTATACAGCTGCCTACACCGCTTTCGGCGAGGATATCACGAAGTGGGGCAGGCTTATCCCGGCCAAGCCTGAGGATTACGAGTTTGCCGTGATGCTGTTCGAGCTGGTGCGCCTTTTATTGCATGAGGGCAAGCTTAAGCCAGTGCGGCCGTTAGTCAATCAAGGGGGGAAGGGCCTCGCAGGTGTCTTGAAAGGGCTTGAGGATCTTAAAGCGGGCAGGGTACGCGCGGCAAAACTCATCTATACATTGTAG